The Virgibacillus phasianinus genome includes a window with the following:
- a CDS encoding stage V sporulation protein S, whose product MDVLKVSAKSSPNSVAGALANVLRERGSAEMQAIGAGALNQAVKAVAIARGFVAPSGIDLICIPAFTDIMIDNEERTAIKLIVEPR is encoded by the coding sequence ATGGATGTATTAAAAGTTTCAGCTAAATCAAGTCCAAATTCAGTAGCAGGTGCACTTGCAAACGTACTACGGGAACGTGGCTCAGCGGAAATGCAGGCTATTGGCGCTGGTGCGTTAAACCAGGCCGTAAAGGCGGTAGCAATTGCCCGAGGTTTTGTAGCGCCAAGCGGGATAGACCTGATTTGTATTCCTGCATTTACAGACATCATGATTGATAATGAAGAACGAACAGCAATTAAATTAATAGTAGAACCACGGTAA
- a CDS encoding TIGR00282 family metallophosphoesterase, producing MKILFIGDVVGSPGRDMVKEYLPKLKDKYRPNMTIINGENAAAGKGITEKIYKEFLEYGAQVVTMGNHTWDKKEIFEFIDNAKYMIRPANFPEGTPGNGIVYVNLNGAMVAVINMQGRTFLPPLDDPFRKVDELIDEAKKHTSIIFLDFHAEVTSEKQAMGWYVDGRVSVVVGTHTHTQTADERILPQGTGYITDVGMTGPYDGILGVERDAVINRFLTNLPVRFNTDKKGRTQLNGFLATVDEKSGKTSRVERILINDDHPFFG from the coding sequence ATGAAAATTTTATTTATAGGTGATGTAGTTGGATCTCCGGGTAGAGATATGGTAAAGGAATATTTACCAAAGTTAAAAGATAAATACCGTCCAAATATGACCATTATTAACGGAGAAAATGCTGCCGCCGGAAAAGGGATTACGGAAAAAATTTATAAAGAATTTTTAGAATACGGCGCACAGGTTGTGACGATGGGAAACCATACATGGGATAAAAAAGAAATATTCGAGTTTATCGATAATGCCAAATATATGATTAGACCGGCAAATTTTCCTGAAGGAACTCCAGGGAATGGAATTGTATATGTCAATTTAAATGGAGCGATGGTTGCGGTCATCAATATGCAAGGTCGTACCTTTTTGCCCCCACTTGATGACCCATTTCGCAAGGTGGATGAATTAATTGACGAAGCAAAAAAACACACCTCTATCATATTTCTTGATTTTCATGCGGAGGTAACAAGTGAGAAACAAGCAATGGGATGGTATGTGGATGGTCGGGTAAGTGTTGTTGTAGGGACGCACACACATACCCAAACTGCGGATGAAAGAATTTTACCACAGGGAACGGGATATATCACAGACGTCGGAATGACGGGTCCATATGATGGTATTCTAGGTGTGGAAAGAGATGCAGTTATCAATCGATTTTTGACTAACCTGCCAGTACGTTTCAATACAGATAAAAAGGGAAGAACACAACTAAATGGTTTTTTGGCAACGGTCGATGAAAAAAGCGGGAAAACCTCACGTGTGGAGCGTATTTTAATCAATGATGACCACCCTTTCTTCGGCTGA
- the rny gene encoding ribonuclease Y, with the protein MGGETLDIITLIISILLTLIVGIVVGYLIRKSIAEAKISSAEKLAKQIVDEAHRNADASKKEALLEAKDENHKLRQQTEQDLRERRNEAQKQETRLMQKEENLDRKSETLDNRELLLEKKENSLTEKQQQIEEMESKVEAMIQKQQTELERISGYTTDQAKQIILDRIEQEVTHESALMIKEAENRAKEEADKKAKSILSLALQRCAADHVAETTVSVVNLPNDEMKGRIIGREGRNIRTLETLTGIDLIIDDTPEAVILSGFDPIRRETARMALEKLVQDGRIHPARIEEMVDKARREVDEYIREIGEETTFEIGVHGLHPDLVKILGRLKYRTSYGQNVLKHSTEVAYLSGLLAAELGEDVKLARRAGLLHDIGKAIDHEVEGSHVEIGKELGIKYKEHEVVINAIASHHGDEEATSVISVLVAAADALSAARPGARSETLENYIKRLEKLEEISESFTGVEKSFAIQAGREIRIIVKPDEINDLESVRIARDIRKRIENELDYPGHIKVTVIRETRTVEYAK; encoded by the coding sequence ATGGGAGGTGAAACCTTGGACATTATTACACTAATCATCTCCATTTTGCTTACCCTAATCGTCGGTATTGTTGTTGGTTATCTGATTCGTAAATCTATAGCTGAAGCTAAAATTTCCAGTGCAGAAAAGTTAGCAAAGCAGATAGTTGATGAAGCACATCGAAATGCAGATGCTTCGAAAAAAGAAGCACTTCTTGAGGCGAAAGATGAAAATCATAAACTTCGCCAGCAAACAGAACAAGATTTGCGTGAGAGACGAAACGAAGCGCAAAAGCAAGAAACGCGTCTTATGCAAAAAGAAGAAAATCTGGACAGAAAAAGTGAAACGCTTGATAATCGTGAGCTCTTGTTAGAGAAGAAAGAAAATTCACTAACAGAAAAACAACAACAAATTGAAGAAATGGAAAGCAAAGTGGAAGCTATGATACAAAAGCAGCAAACGGAGCTTGAACGCATTTCAGGATATACAACTGACCAGGCTAAACAGATTATCTTAGATCGTATTGAACAAGAAGTTACACACGAATCGGCATTAATGATAAAAGAGGCTGAAAATCGTGCAAAAGAAGAAGCTGATAAAAAAGCGAAAAGTATTCTATCTTTGGCGTTACAGCGTTGTGCAGCAGATCATGTAGCAGAAACTACTGTATCTGTGGTTAACCTTCCTAATGATGAAATGAAAGGGCGGATAATTGGACGTGAAGGTCGTAATATACGGACATTAGAAACCTTAACTGGTATCGATTTAATTATTGATGATACACCAGAAGCAGTAATTTTATCTGGTTTTGATCCAATTCGGAGAGAAACCGCTCGTATGGCATTAGAGAAGCTTGTACAGGACGGTCGCATTCATCCAGCTCGAATTGAGGAAATGGTTGATAAGGCTCGTCGTGAAGTTGATGAATATATACGGGAAATCGGTGAAGAAACAACGTTCGAAATTGGAGTACATGGCCTACATCCAGATCTTGTTAAAATACTTGGTCGTCTAAAATATCGTACTAGCTATGGACAAAATGTATTAAAGCATTCTACAGAAGTTGCTTATTTATCTGGATTGCTTGCTGCAGAATTAGGTGAAGATGTAAAACTTGCGCGTAGGGCGGGACTTCTGCATGACATTGGTAAAGCAATCGATCATGAGGTAGAAGGAAGCCACGTAGAAATTGGAAAGGAACTTGGCATTAAGTACAAGGAACATGAAGTTGTAATTAATGCGATAGCTTCCCATCATGGTGACGAAGAAGCTACTTCTGTTATTTCGGTTTTAGTGGCAGCAGCTGATGCATTGTCAGCAGCGCGTCCAGGCGCAAGAAGTGAAACACTAGAGAATTATATTAAACGATTAGAAAAACTAGAAGAAATTTCGGAATCATTTACAGGTGTTGAGAAATCATTTGCAATCCAGGCTGGACGGGAGATTCGCATCATTGTTAAACCGGATGAAATTAATGATCTGGAATCAGTCCGTATTGCAAGGGATATTCGAAAACGTATAGAGAATGAACTTGACTATCCTGGACACATTAAAGTAACTGTTATAAGAGAAACTAGAACAGTTGAGTATGCGAAATAA
- the recA gene encoding recombinase RecA: MSDKKQALDMALRNIEKQFGKGSIMKLGETAEQRIATIPSGSLALDVALGIGGYPRGRVVEIYGPESSGKTTVALHAIAEAQSQGGQAAFIDAEHALDPSYARALGVDIDELLLSQPDTGEQALEIAEALVRSGAVDIIVVDSVAALVPKAEIEGEMGDAHVGLQARLMSQALRKLSGAINKSKTTAIFINQIREKVGVMFGNPETTPGGRALKFYSSVRLEVRRAETLKQGNEILGNRAKIKVVKNKVAPPFKVAEVDIMYGEGISREGELIDIGSDLDIVQKSGSWYSYNEERLGQGRENAKQFLKENNDVLIEIKGKVRDHYNLDAAPEEPVGEGQETLDV, translated from the coding sequence TTGAGCGATAAAAAACAAGCACTTGATATGGCTTTAAGAAACATAGAAAAGCAATTTGGTAAAGGTTCGATTATGAAATTAGGTGAAACAGCGGAACAAAGAATCGCCACTATTCCAAGCGGGTCATTAGCATTAGATGTGGCATTGGGAATTGGCGGGTATCCACGCGGACGTGTTGTAGAAATATATGGACCGGAATCATCCGGTAAGACAACTGTGGCTTTGCATGCAATTGCAGAAGCACAAAGTCAGGGTGGACAAGCTGCTTTTATAGATGCCGAGCATGCGCTTGATCCAAGTTACGCAAGGGCATTGGGTGTGGATATTGACGAATTGCTTTTATCACAGCCTGATACAGGGGAACAAGCATTAGAGATTGCAGAGGCACTTGTGCGAAGTGGCGCTGTGGATATTATTGTTGTCGATTCAGTTGCTGCACTGGTTCCAAAGGCCGAAATTGAAGGCGAAATGGGTGACGCACATGTAGGGCTGCAGGCACGTCTTATGTCGCAAGCTTTACGGAAGTTATCAGGCGCCATCAATAAATCAAAAACAACTGCCATTTTTATAAACCAAATCAGAGAAAAAGTTGGCGTTATGTTTGGAAACCCGGAAACAACGCCTGGTGGCCGTGCACTTAAGTTTTATTCATCTGTCCGCTTAGAAGTACGCCGTGCAGAAACATTAAAACAAGGGAACGAAATACTTGGTAATAGAGCTAAAATCAAAGTAGTTAAAAATAAGGTAGCACCACCGTTTAAAGTTGCTGAAGTGGATATTATGTATGGAGAAGGGATTTCAAGAGAAGGAGAACTTATTGATATTGGATCAGATTTGGATATTGTTCAAAAGAGTGGCTCTTGGTACTCCTACAATGAAGAACGTCTTGGGCAGGGGCGGGAAAATGCTAAGCAATTCTTAAAGGAAAATAATGATGTGTTAATTGAAATTAAAGGAAAGGTTCGCGATCATTATAATTTGGATGCTGCGCCAGAAGAACCTGTCGGAGAAGGGCAAGAAACATTGGATGTGTAA
- a CDS encoding competence/damage-inducible protein A — translation MMKQLNAEIVAVGTELLLGQIANTNAQWISQQLALYGVNVLFHSVVGDNLTRVHAEFEHAAKRSDIVIVTGGLGPTDDDLTREAYQLLSGTPIIEHKPSMDKISSYFDRQNGTMTPNNKKQARVFEGATILENKVGMAPGMIITKNNTIWIFLPGVPKEMKQLFSDGVLPYIKNKTQDTTTIESTMLRFIGIGESQLEHEIKDIIAAQSNPTIAPLAQTEGVAIRLTAKAETMKQAKQLIADTQIKIEDKAGAYLYGIDDETIEQKVFQLLLEQRKTVAAAESLTGGLFTDRLIGVEGASAICPGGIVCYDTKVKEDLLHVPSHITRDIGVISAECAESLALNVRSVLGSSLGISFTGVAGPDKVEGYSVGTVYIGIVDGKGTKRIKKFIFNGDRQTIRKKAVWKGYQLLFNLLK, via the coding sequence ATGATGAAACAACTTAATGCGGAAATAGTTGCTGTAGGGACGGAACTGCTACTTGGACAAATAGCAAATACAAATGCACAATGGATTTCGCAACAACTGGCATTGTATGGCGTTAATGTTCTTTTTCACAGTGTAGTTGGGGATAATCTGACTAGAGTACATGCTGAGTTTGAACATGCTGCTAAACGTTCAGATATAGTTATCGTTACCGGTGGATTGGGGCCAACGGATGATGATTTAACAAGGGAAGCATATCAATTATTGTCCGGAACTCCTATAATTGAACATAAACCTTCTATGGATAAAATCTCATCCTATTTCGACCGCCAGAATGGGACGATGACGCCAAATAATAAAAAACAGGCAAGGGTTTTTGAAGGTGCAACCATCCTTGAAAATAAGGTTGGAATGGCACCGGGCATGATTATCACCAAAAACAATACGATTTGGATTTTTCTTCCTGGCGTTCCAAAGGAAATGAAACAGTTATTTTCGGATGGAGTGTTGCCTTATATTAAAAATAAAACCCAGGATACCACAACAATAGAATCTACTATGCTTCGGTTTATCGGTATTGGTGAATCGCAATTGGAGCATGAAATAAAGGACATAATAGCTGCACAATCCAATCCAACAATTGCCCCGCTAGCACAAACAGAGGGTGTTGCAATTCGATTAACTGCAAAGGCCGAAACTATGAAACAAGCAAAACAGTTAATAGCCGATACCCAGATAAAAATTGAGGATAAGGCTGGGGCTTATTTATATGGTATTGACGATGAAACTATTGAACAAAAAGTTTTTCAATTATTATTAGAACAGCGTAAAACAGTAGCTGCTGCTGAAAGTTTGACCGGCGGATTGTTTACGGATCGATTAATAGGTGTAGAGGGTGCTTCTGCAATATGTCCAGGTGGCATTGTTTGTTATGATACAAAAGTAAAAGAAGATCTCTTGCATGTTCCATCACATATCACAAGGGATATTGGTGTAATTAGTGCGGAATGCGCGGAATCGTTAGCATTAAATGTACGATCTGTACTTGGTTCGTCTTTAGGAATTAGTTTCACCGGTGTTGCTGGTCCGGATAAGGTAGAGGGGTATTCAGTTGGGACAGTGTATATTGGAATTGTAGACGGTAAGGGTACTAAACGGATAAAGAAATTTATTTTTAACGGTGATCGTCAGACAATCCGGAAAAAGGCAGTTTGGAAAGGTTATCAACTTTTATTTAATTTGTTAAAATAG
- the pgsA gene encoding CDP-diacylglycerol--glycerol-3-phosphate 3-phosphatidyltransferase: protein MNIPNKITLSRIFLIPIFILLLSIPFEWGQLDIGEAFLPVSHFVAALLFIIASTTDWIDGHYARKYNLVTNLGKFLDPLADKLLVSAALILLVEMGLAPAWIVILIISREFAVTGLRLVAAGEGTVLAASQMGKLKTWIQIIAISALLLHNFPFSYLGLRFDIIALYAALIITVISGYDYFVKNWNVMRDSK from the coding sequence ATGAACATACCAAATAAAATTACATTATCCAGGATATTTTTGATTCCAATTTTTATTTTATTACTTTCTATTCCCTTTGAATGGGGGCAACTGGACATTGGAGAGGCATTTTTACCTGTATCCCACTTTGTAGCAGCTTTATTATTCATTATTGCTTCAACAACAGATTGGATTGATGGGCACTATGCAAGAAAGTATAACCTAGTTACCAATTTAGGGAAGTTTTTGGATCCGCTTGCTGATAAACTTCTCGTTTCCGCTGCCTTAATATTGCTTGTTGAAATGGGACTCGCCCCGGCATGGATTGTTATTTTAATTATAAGCAGGGAGTTTGCAGTTACAGGATTGCGTCTGGTCGCAGCAGGAGAGGGAACTGTACTGGCTGCAAGTCAAATGGGCAAGTTGAAAACATGGATTCAAATCATCGCAATATCAGCATTACTTCTTCATAACTTTCCATTTTCTTATCTCGGATTACGTTTTGATATTATAGCATTGTACGCTGCATTAATTATTACGGTAATATCAGGCTATGATTACTTTGTGAAAAACTGGAATGTAATGAGGGATTCGAAATGA